The region GCCTCTTCGATGTTGTGGGTCACCAGCAGGATGCTTTGGATGGGGATGCGCCCACTCCCCCACAGCTCGAGCAGCTCGCTGCGCAAAGTCTCGGCGGTAAGCACATCCAAGGCGCTAAAGGGTTCATCCATGAACAGCACCTCGGGCTCCGTGACCAGCGCCCGGGCAAAACCCACCCGTTGGCGCATCCCCCCGGAAAGCTCTTTGGGAAAGGCCTTCTCGAAACCGTCCAGCCCGATGAGGTCGATGGCCTCCAGGGCCCGACGGCGGCGCTCGGGGGCGGGAATGCCCATCGCCTCCAGGCCCAGCTCCACGTTTTGCTGCACGGTCAACCAGGGGAAAAGGGCGAAGCTCTGGAAGACCATGGCCATGCCCGGCATGGGCCCGCGCACGGCCTGGCCCCGGTAGCGCACCTCGCCCTCGGAGGGCAGCAAAAGCCCGCTCAGGCAGCGCAAGAGGGTGCTCTTACCCGAGCCGCTGCGGCCCAAGAGGGCCACGATCTCGCCCTCCTTGAGCTCGAGGTTGATCCCGTCCAAAACGGTAAAGGGTTTGCCCTCGGGGGTGGTGAAGCGCTTGGTGAGGTGGGTGGCTTGTAGCAGGGTATCGCGGGTCGCTTGCACCATGGTGTATGCCTCCATAAGCAAGGGGTTATTCAGTCCAGGCGGTAACGCTCCTCGGCTAGCTGGTACAGCCGCCGCCAGATCAGCCGGTTGTACGCCAGCACCAGCAGGCCCATCACCAGCATCCCTAGCCCCACGTGGGGGTTGAACTCGCCGGTGCTCCAGCGGGCGATATAGGCCCCTAAGCCGGTGGCAACCAGGGTGGTGTTGCCCCAGCGCACCACCTCGGCCACGATGCTGGCATTCCAGCTCCCGCCGGTGGCGGTGATGCCTCCGGTCACGAAAGCAGGGAAAATCGCCGGGAGGAGGAGCCGCCGCCAGAGGCCCCAACCCCGCAGGCGGTACATGCGGGCGGCTTCCTTGAGGTCGTTGGGGATGGCCACGGTACCCGCGATCACGTTGAAGAGGATGTACCACTGGCCCCCCAGCACCATCAGCGGCGAGACCCAGATCTCGGGGTTGAGCCTAAAGTGCGCGATGGTCACGACAAAAAGGGGAAATAGCAGGTTGGCTGGAAAGGCCGCGCCGAACTGGGCCAGGGGCTGGGCCCACTGGGTGAGGCGGGGCCTTAGGCCGATATACACCCCCACCGGTAGCCAGACCAACGTTACCAATAGCACAAAGAAACTGACCCGTAGCGCGGTGAAAAGGCCGTATTTCAACACCTCGGGCACCTCCGGCCAGGAGACCTTGCCCGCCGGCGCTAGCGGACGTCGGCAGGAATCCGCCAGGTCAGCCGGAGCCCGCACCCCGGGCTCGCGCAGCAAAGCCTTCAGGCGGCTACTAAGCTGCTTTCCCCCCTGGGTGGCGGAACACACCTGGGAAAGCCAAACGGTCTCGTCGGCGCCGGGGCGGATCCCTACGGCCGCAAAGCGTTGGGCGATCTCGGGGGATAACTCGAGGTTGAGGTTGGGGTTGGGTTGGAGCGTGCGCCCCCCCTGGAAGCCCAGGCCGGGGCCAAATAGATACCCTAGCAGCACCCCCAGCAGCCCCAACGAGCCCAGGGCTACCCCCAGGTTGAAGGCCAGGTCGGCCAGGCGGGCTCGACCTCGCTGCTGGGGAGGGGGCTCGAGGGCTTCACCGGGCCGGTTTCTGCGGGCGCTTTTGAGCCACAACCACTCCCACAGGGGCTGGGGTAGCCGGGCGATGCGCTGGGAGAGGCGGGCGCGCTTGAGCAGGGTCAGCACCCAAGACTGGGCCGTATCGCTGGATTCGGATTGCTCGAACTTGAACTTCTCGGCCCAGGCCACGATGGGGCGAAAAAATAGCTGGTCGTAGAGCAGCACCAGCAAGAACAGGGTGACCCCGGCGTAGAGCATGGCA is a window of Allomeiothermus silvanus DSM 9946 DNA encoding:
- a CDS encoding ABC transporter permease, encoding MRRVFPSPEALRPRAPFSRWDLVVIPGVLVLLALFTLALQGATEPFGPTSPNLTVSLDPAHLPYYGLRTLLRMLAALLLSLVFTFVYATVAAKVPRTERVLIPILDFLQSLPILGFLTATTSIFLGLFRGNLFGLEAASIFAIFTSQVWNMTFSFYASLRTVPKELQEAAAMLRLSPWQRFWKLEVPFALPHLVWNAMMSVSGGWFFVVASEAINVVGRDQTQYLPGVGSYIALAIQQANTHAMLYAGVTLFLLVLLYDQLFFRPIVAWAEKFKFEQSESSDTAQSWVLTLLKRARLSQRIARLPQPLWEWLWLKSARRNRPGEALEPPPQQRGRARLADLAFNLGVALGSLGLLGVLLGYLFGPGLGFQGGRTLQPNPNLNLELSPEIAQRFAAVGIRPGADETVWLSQVCSATQGGKQLSSRLKALLREPGVRAPADLADSCRRPLAPAGKVSWPEVPEVLKYGLFTALRVSFFVLLVTLVWLPVGVYIGLRPRLTQWAQPLAQFGAAFPANLLFPLFVVTIAHFRLNPEIWVSPLMVLGGQWYILFNVIAGTVAIPNDLKEAARMYRLRGWGLWRRLLLPAIFPAFVTGGITATGGSWNASIVAEVVRWGNTTLVATGLGAYIARWSTGEFNPHVGLGMLVMGLLVLAYNRLIWRRLYQLAEERYRLD